The Oscillospiraceae bacterium genome window below encodes:
- a CDS encoding MobA/MobL family protein gives NWGAALPKPLANTAEAIFVLRNKNHFRRVFVATAIERSTTIAIYHCSIKIISRGKGKSAVAAAAYRAGEKIINEYDGVTHDYTKKGGVVHTEILLPDHAPAEYSDRAVLWNAVEKFECYKTAQLSREIELALPVELTETQNISLVNEYVNQHFVSAGMCADIAIHDKDDGNPHAHILLTMRPIEQDGKWGQKSRTVDGKKIPTVDWNEQTKAEEWREGWAVALNAHLEKHNHAERVDHRSYERQGVDKIPSIKLGTAAHQMEQKGVATDRGNINRAIEVTNQKLRELKAQIVKLQKWVRDIPKEPNLAEVVQSIFDRRSGIRHLKYTAEIVNFLVSNDIKDMAALESKLKEMYSTQHDIRNKSKPIERRLKVLDEHLRQVADYKKTKCPTSKAYLDRHLNGRKTIPTKAWRTERERLLADKQVLSHQYQKLKKETDQVYKIRRAVYDLVQPETRTPTRDMTR, from the coding sequence AAATTGGGGAGCTGCACTCCCCAAACCCCTTGCAAACACGGCGGAAGCGATTTTCGTTCTGCGGAACAAAAATCACTTTCGCCGTGTCTTTGTAGCCACCGCCATAGAAAGGAGTACGACCATCGCAATCTATCATTGCAGTATTAAAATAATCAGCCGTGGAAAAGGTAAATCAGCCGTTGCCGCCGCCGCTTATCGTGCAGGTGAGAAAATCATAAATGAATATGACGGCGTGACCCATGACTATACCAAAAAAGGCGGGGTTGTGCATACCGAGATTTTACTGCCCGACCATGCCCCAGCCGAATATTCAGACCGTGCCGTTTTGTGGAACGCCGTTGAAAAATTCGAGTGCTATAAAACCGCTCAACTTTCGAGGGAAATTGAACTTGCCCTGCCTGTGGAATTAACGGAAACGCAAAACATTTCTCTTGTCAATGAGTATGTCAATCAGCATTTTGTTTCGGCGGGAATGTGCGCCGATATTGCTATCCACGACAAGGACGATGGAAACCCACACGCACACATTTTACTCACCATGCGCCCCATTGAACAAGACGGAAAATGGGGGCAGAAATCCCGCACGGTTGATGGCAAGAAAATCCCTACCGTGGATTGGAACGAGCAGACAAAAGCCGAAGAATGGCGCGAGGGTTGGGCGGTTGCTCTCAACGCTCATTTAGAAAAGCACAATCACGCCGAGCGAGTAGACCATCGGAGTTATGAACGGCAGGGCGTTGATAAAATCCCATCTATCAAACTCGGCACGGCAGCTCATCAGATGGAGCAAAAAGGGGTTGCCACAGACAGGGGCAACATCAACCGAGCAATCGAAGTTACAAATCAGAAATTGCGAGAACTCAAAGCGCAGATTGTGAAACTCCAAAAGTGGGTGCGTGACATTCCGAAAGAGCCAAACCTTGCCGAAGTTGTGCAGAGCATTTTTGACCGCCGGAGTGGAATACGCCACTTGAAGTACACCGCTGAAATTGTGAACTTCCTTGTCAGCAATGACATTAAAGACATGGCGGCACTTGAAAGCAAGCTGAAAGAAATGTATTCCACGCAACATGATATTCGCAACAAGTCAAAACCCATCGAGCGGCGATTGAAAGTTTTGGACGAGCATTTACGGCAAGTAGCGGATTACAAAAAGACTAAATGCCCAACCTCAAAAGCCTATCTTGACCGACACTTAAACGGCAGAAAAACAATCCCCACAAAGGCATGGCGAACAGAGCGGGAGCGGTTACTTGCCGACAAGCAAGTGTTAAGCCACCAATACCAAAAACTCAAAAAAGAAACCGACCAAGTTTACAAAATACGGCGGGCGGTTTATGATTTGGTGCAGCCAGAAACGAGAACACCAACAAGAGATATGACACGGTGA
- a CDS encoding MATE family efflux transporter, translating into MTEHKEVLTLEEEKEAAAKAAEEEKLNKPITFKFLLSFTIPTILSFIIMGIFGTIDGVFAARGINQEALGAINFVMPFFTFTMAIGAMLSIGGTALIAKKKGKKLLQEARENFTLLTLVTFVTSMIISVVGWFARSPLLRLLGTDSDVFDLALEYIQPLILMMPFIMVGMFLVQLMIAEGRPVLSMFASSSGALVSTSLNALFIFVFDLGVMGLALATGIGYAVPTILGMIYFTFSRKKGIYFVRPKWDIRALGRSSMNGISEMVTMLATTVTTIVMNNVLVRIVGWEGVAAAGIALAGMGILSSLFFGYASGIAPVVSYNFGKKKHYGADSEIGQERHGNLKKLYKKSLIIVAALSVIALVGTLIFADLMVRIYVSPNDVCVHLNGLVQSVCSAHLPVYEYMSGYGAVPMEYLTAWGGEMCTGHLHAMSVRGLRIISFGFLLMGFNVFATAWFTAFNDGLVSGFMSLMRTMVFTLTLLVTLPRIITPSLDGAWLAMPLAEVLAIVVTIFFLRKMGKKYYYREG; encoded by the coding sequence ATGACAGAGCACAAAGAAGTCCTCACGTTAGAGGAAGAAAAAGAAGCAGCGGCAAAAGCCGCCGAGGAAGAAAAACTGAATAAACCGATAACATTTAAGTTTTTGCTTTCATTCACAATCCCCACGATATTATCATTCATTATCATGGGCATATTCGGCACGATTGACGGCGTTTTCGCCGCACGCGGAATCAATCAAGAAGCCCTCGGTGCAATCAATTTTGTTATGCCATTTTTCACATTTACAATGGCGATTGGTGCAATGTTATCCATCGGCGGTACAGCTCTTATCGCAAAGAAAAAAGGCAAAAAATTATTACAAGAAGCTCGCGAAAATTTCACCCTATTAACTCTTGTTACTTTTGTGACAAGTATGATTATCTCTGTTGTAGGTTGGTTTGCAAGAAGTCCGCTGTTGCGACTGCTCGGCACGGATAGTGATGTTTTTGACTTGGCCTTGGAGTACATTCAACCACTAATTTTGATGATGCCGTTTATTATGGTCGGTATGTTCCTCGTTCAGCTTATGATTGCCGAAGGCCGCCCCGTTCTTAGTATGTTCGCTTCCAGTTCGGGCGCACTCGTAAGCACTTCATTAAATGCCTTATTCATTTTTGTATTTGATTTAGGCGTGATGGGGCTTGCATTGGCAACGGGTATCGGCTATGCCGTGCCAACGATATTGGGCATGATATATTTTACTTTCAGCCGAAAAAAAGGTATTTACTTTGTCCGTCCGAAATGGGATATTCGCGCTCTCGGTCGTTCTTCAATGAATGGTATCAGCGAAATGGTGACGATGTTGGCTACAACCGTAACGACTATCGTTATGAACAACGTACTTGTCCGCATTGTTGGTTGGGAGGGCGTTGCGGCGGCAGGTATCGCTTTGGCAGGAATGGGCATTTTATCTTCGCTTTTCTTTGGCTACGCTTCGGGTATCGCACCTGTTGTGAGTTACAATTTTGGAAAGAAAAAGCACTATGGCGCAGACAGCGAAATAGGGCAAGAGCGGCACGGCAATTTGAAAAAGCTATACAAAAAGAGCTTGATTATCGTTGCGGCATTGTCTGTCATTGCGTTGGTTGGCACACTCATTTTCGCTGATTTGATGGTGAGGATTTACGTTTCGCCAAACGATGTATGCGTACATTTGAATGGACTTGTTCAAAGTGTTTGCAGCGCACATTTGCCTGTCTATGAGTATATGAGCGGATATGGTGCTGTGCCGATGGAGTATCTCACGGCATGGGGCGGTGAGATGTGTACAGGGCATTTGCACGCAATGTCGGTGCGGGGTTTGCGAATTATCTCGTTTGGCTTTTTGCTGATGGGGTTCAATGTGTTTGCGACAGCATGGTTTACGGCGTTTAACGATGGCTTGGTATCGGGTTTCATGTCGCTTATGCGGACGATGGTGTTTACATTGACACTCTTGGTTACATTGCCGAGAATTATCACGCCGAGTTTGGACGGTGCGTGGCTCGCCATGCCGTTGGCGGAAGTGTTAGCGATTGTCGTGACGATTTTCTTTTTGAGAAAGATGGGCAAGAAGTATTATTATCGAGAGGGGTAA
- a CDS encoding MerR family transcriptional regulator, giving the protein MSRENGLLSIGEISKLTGASLRSLRYYEKLNLLKPAHIDPDSGYRYYSFDQAYHVEIIMFCIELDIPLKELTQFTSADDMMNFRAFLTHGKEIAEQKLKKIRQGLALIRDLEQKMDLSEQYNPEEIYERDFPQKHFYIKPCGTSLRDLDLLELFVSFADIGDVDGSAEYGFLCEHSGDNTSYFAYMEVPKRMANKTIPAGKYACRQSEKAQIEQACELFKEHLTGSFLAIETEIFTGRHKINKPFNELRVITLDS; this is encoded by the coding sequence ATGAGCAGAGAAAACGGTTTGCTTTCCATTGGTGAAATCTCAAAATTGACAGGGGCGAGTTTGCGCTCATTGCGTTACTACGAGAAATTAAATCTTCTAAAACCTGCCCATATTGACCCCGATTCGGGCTATCGGTACTACTCTTTCGACCAAGCATATCACGTTGAAATCATCATGTTTTGCATTGAGTTAGACATACCACTCAAAGAATTAACGCAGTTTACAAGTGCAGATGATATGATGAATTTCCGTGCATTCCTAACACACGGAAAAGAGATTGCCGAGCAGAAACTCAAAAAAATCCGACAAGGGTTGGCACTTATCCGCGACTTAGAGCAGAAAATGGATTTGTCCGAGCAATACAACCCCGAAGAAATATATGAGCGCGATTTTCCACAAAAACATTTCTATATCAAGCCGTGCGGCACTTCGTTGAGAGATTTAGATTTATTGGAATTGTTTGTGTCGTTTGCCGATATAGGCGATGTAGACGGTTCAGCGGAATACGGTTTTTTGTGTGAACATTCTGGGGATAACACCTCATATTTTGCTTATATGGAAGTGCCAAAACGCATGGCGAATAAAACAATCCCTGCCGGAAAATACGCTTGCCGGCAGAGCGAAAAGGCACAAATTGAGCAAGCCTGCGAATTGTTCAAAGAACACCTCACAGGCTCGTTTTTGGCTATTGAAACAGAGATTTTTACTGGCAGACATAAGATAAATAAGCCGTTTAATGAATTGCGAGTGATAACACTTGATAGCTGA
- a CDS encoding MerR family transcriptional regulator, whose translation MNQLIKINEVTTRYDVTARTLHYYEKMGLIHSSRDESSGYRLYDETAIVRLKQILILRKMNISIADIGQIFSANNSDAVLSVLDRKVDDIDNEVAHLHELKEIVLEFIHQMRQADFHNASDIKMLFDKAVEIETSLVQDSPDIANLLDTSDVVDEQLTSIAVESQTANSPHILERFEVVKNPAYRFIGKAVYVRNDWGNPHADTGGILGSVWSAKKWIFSTLDEMADYIAPDMPYAGGVYMWDKYDEKNRLQGYKIGKFMRADTPVPDGMDYFDIDEGYIAKGWGGFVEGQIKDILRESNEYNDASWSWGGDVFADYDARGDDGSFDKDKTGYFIACTKAGR comes from the coding sequence ATGAACCAGTTAATAAAAATCAACGAAGTCACCACACGCTACGATGTTACGGCGCGTACATTACACTACTACGAAAAGATGGGGCTTATCCATAGCTCCCGTGACGAAAGTTCGGGTTATCGGCTCTATGACGAAACTGCGATTGTCAGATTAAAGCAAATCCTAATCTTGCGTAAAATGAACATTTCGATTGCCGACATCGGACAAATATTTTCGGCAAACAATTCCGATGCTGTTCTCTCGGTCTTGGACAGAAAAGTTGATGACATTGACAATGAAGTAGCACATTTGCACGAATTAAAAGAAATCGTGTTAGAGTTTATTCACCAAATGCGGCAAGCTGATTTTCACAACGCATCGGACATAAAAATGCTATTTGACAAAGCGGTGGAAATTGAAACATCATTGGTACAAGATAGTCCAGACATTGCGAACTTGCTTGATACATCTGATGTTGTTGACGAACAGCTAACAAGCATTGCGGTTGAGAGCCAAACGGCAAATTCGCCGCACATATTGGAACGGTTTGAGGTAGTAAAAAATCCTGCATACCGCTTTATCGGCAAGGCTGTATATGTCCGCAACGATTGGGGTAATCCACACGCTGATACAGGGGGGATTCTCGGAAGCGTTTGGAGTGCTAAGAAGTGGATTTTTTCGACCCTTGACGAAATGGCGGACTATATTGCGCCCGATATGCCATACGCAGGTGGCGTATATATGTGGGATAAGTATGACGAAAAAAATAGACTGCAAGGATATAAAATCGGCAAATTCATGAGAGCAGATACGCCTGTGCCGGACGGTATGGATTATTTTGATATTGATGAGGGTTATATTGCCAAAGGTTGGGGTGGATTTGTTGAGGGACAAATAAAAGATATTCTCAGAGAGTCGAACGAATACAACGACGCTTCATGGTCGTGGGGGGGCGATGTGTTTGCTGATTACGATGCGCGTGGCGATGACGGTAGCTTTGATAAAGATAAAACCGGGTATTTCATTGCGTGTACGAAAGCAGGAAGATAA
- a CDS encoding DUF3795 domain-containing protein has product MSKIQSRCGLCCDTCPYKESNGCNGCLVSGGNPFWGECDTAKCCIEKGHAHCGECEKLPMLICAETHTYDSTMCNDIYNMSCGDDEECDTPPGKRIDQCREWAKLHPIK; this is encoded by the coding sequence ATGAGCAAAATTCAATCACGCTGCGGGCTTTGTTGCGACACCTGCCCTTATAAAGAATCAAACGGCTGCAATGGCTGTCTTGTCAGCGGTGGCAATCCGTTTTGGGGTGAGTGCGATACGGCAAAATGCTGTATTGAAAAAGGTCACGCGCATTGCGGCGAATGCGAAAAGTTGCCAATGCTTATCTGTGCCGAAACACATACTTATGATTCAACTATGTGCAACGATATTTACAACATGTCTTGCGGCGATGATGAGGAATGCGATACGCCACCGGGCAAACGTATAGACCAGTGCAGAGAATGGGCAAAACTACATCCGATAAAGTAA
- a CDS encoding VOC family protein: MHRVFFEAIIKNSVTAAALYQKAFDAELVAEHKNEDGSYAHAELSINGHILALMELRDEIVIGNTMMFALEFGTGNEDCVQKAYEILKDDATIIDALGPCPYSQLQFVLIDKFGVRWCLFA, translated from the coding sequence ATGCACAGAGTATTTTTTGAAGCAATCATTAAAAATAGCGTCACAGCCGCCGCACTTTACCAAAAGGCCTTTGATGCCGAGCTTGTTGCAGAACACAAAAATGAGGACGGCAGCTATGCTCATGCTGAGCTCAGTATCAACGGGCATATATTGGCGTTGATGGAGCTGCGCGATGAAATTGTTATCGGAAACACTATGATGTTTGCACTGGAATTTGGCACGGGCAATGAAGATTGTGTACAGAAAGCGTACGAGATTTTGAAAGATGATGCAACAATCATCGACGCTTTGGGGCCTTGTCCATATAGCCAACTTCAATTTGTATTGATTGACAAATTTGGTGTGCGCTGGTGTCTTTTTGCGTAA
- a CDS encoding VOC family protein, translating into MITKFGGMNISSKNPEALARFYNEKLGIPICGEDPTDFDGAEIGFDINQPHIWIWNENEWGKSNTGTVTFVFECDDHDRTYEELKTKGVELDPPTTASWGGKELIVKDPDGNTILIL; encoded by the coding sequence ATGATTACTAAATTTGGTGGCATGAACATTTCATCAAAGAATCCGGAAGCATTAGCGCGGTTCTACAACGAAAAATTAGGGATTCCGATATGCGGAGAAGACCCGACAGACTTTGACGGCGCAGAAATCGGGTTTGATATAAACCAACCGCATATTTGGATTTGGAACGAGAACGAATGGGGCAAATCAAATACCGGTACGGTTACATTTGTTTTTGAGTGCGATGACCACGATAGAACATATGAAGAATTGAAGACAAAAGGGGTTGAGCTTGACCCTCCGACAACGGCTTCATGGGGCGGAAAAGAGCTTATCGTGAAAGACCCCGACGGGAACACTATATTGATATTGTGA
- a CDS encoding YafY family transcriptional regulator has translation MKLDRLLGIVTLLLQNDRMTAPELAEIFEVSRRTIGRDIDALCVAGIPIVTAQGAGGGIAIAEGFTLDKNVLRDEELPDLIAAVQGLGSVSDDAKTALTLDKLGAKSDKKNPIKIDLASYYKGQLTEKIALIKRAVRESRLIVFDYYSQSGHSRRCIEPYIALFQWSSWYVFGFCIERQDWRMFKLQRLWDLNTRDETFAPREIPPDRQDFGMNFTDDIELTALFDSSEKYRLIEAYGLGSYEETNDGLLFAFGFENRAFLLNWLLGFGDKVKVLAPDDIAREIQDIAEKILLKYR, from the coding sequence ATGAAACTCGACCGCCTGCTCGGCATTGTTACACTGCTATTACAAAACGATCGCATGACGGCACCCGAGTTGGCTGAAATCTTCGAGGTCAGCCGCCGTACTATCGGGCGTGATATTGACGCGCTTTGTGTTGCCGGCATTCCGATTGTCACGGCGCAAGGCGCGGGCGGCGGCATTGCGATAGCCGAGGGATTTACACTGGATAAAAACGTGCTGCGCGATGAGGAGTTGCCCGATTTAATTGCCGCAGTGCAAGGATTAGGCAGTGTTTCCGACGATGCTAAAACGGCGTTGACACTTGATAAGCTGGGCGCAAAATCAGACAAGAAAAATCCCATTAAAATTGATTTAGCCTCTTATTATAAGGGGCAATTGACTGAGAAAATTGCGCTAATTAAACGCGCCGTGCGTGAATCGCGGTTGATTGTGTTTGACTATTACAGCCAAAGCGGGCATTCGCGCCGTTGCATTGAGCCGTATATCGCGCTGTTTCAGTGGTCATCGTGGTATGTGTTTGGTTTTTGCATAGAGCGGCAGGATTGGCGTATGTTTAAGCTGCAACGCCTGTGGGATTTGAATACGCGCGACGAAACATTTGCGCCGCGGGAGATTCCGCCCGATCGGCAAGACTTTGGCATGAATTTTACCGATGATATTGAATTAACGGCGTTGTTTGACAGCAGTGAGAAATATCGATTGATTGAGGCGTACGGTTTGGGCAGTTATGAGGAAACCAACGATGGCTTATTGTTTGCATTCGGGTTTGAAAATCGTGCGTTTTTGCTGAACTGGTTGTTGGGCTTTGGTGATAAAGTCAAAGTGCTTGCGCCGGACGATATTGCCCGAGAAATACAGGATATTGCTGAGAAAATTTTGTTGAAGTATAGGTGA
- the asnS gene encoding asparagine--tRNA ligase yields MPYTAIREIFAAPQAFDGQQVELAGWVRSARDMKNFCFLDLNDGTRMGGIQAVGESNLPNFSTIANLNVGTAVTVRGTVVCTPQAKQPLELKLAELSVEGESPPEYPLQKKRHSMEFLRTIAHLRPRTNTFQATFRVRSEASFAIHDFFHKRGFVYAHTPIITGSDAEGAGQMFRVTTLPPSKDDFTQDFFGKQTHLTVSGQLQAEAFALAFGKTYTFGPTFRAENSNTPRHAAEFWMIEPEIAFADINDDMELAEAMMKHIVSHLFETCADELAFFDRFMEQGLLERLEQLRDVPFGRMTYTEAIAELEKVKDKFEFPVAWGSDIQTEHERFLSETLMKKPVFVVDYPKEIKSFYMRLNNDGKTVAAMDMLVPGVGELIGGSQREERLDVLEKRIIEDGMLPEAYEWYLELRKFGGVKHAGFGLGFERLLMYVTGMANIRDVVPFPRTAGQCEY; encoded by the coding sequence ATGCCTTACACAGCAATTCGCGAAATCTTTGCCGCGCCGCAAGCATTTGACGGGCAACAAGTTGAACTTGCCGGGTGGGTGCGCTCGGCACGGGACATGAAAAACTTTTGCTTCCTTGACCTCAATGACGGTACGCGCATGGGCGGCATTCAGGCGGTGGGGGAGAGTAATTTGCCAAACTTTTCCACCATTGCCAATCTGAATGTCGGTACGGCAGTTACCGTGCGCGGTACGGTTGTCTGTACGCCGCAAGCCAAGCAACCGTTGGAGTTGAAACTTGCCGAATTGAGCGTAGAGGGCGAATCGCCGCCCGAGTATCCATTGCAAAAAAAGAGACATTCGATGGAGTTTTTGCGCACGATTGCGCATTTACGGCCGCGTACGAATACCTTTCAGGCGACTTTTCGCGTGCGGAGCGAAGCGTCGTTTGCCATCCATGACTTCTTCCACAAGCGCGGCTTTGTTTACGCCCATACGCCGATTATCACGGGCAGTGATGCCGAGGGTGCGGGGCAGATGTTCCGCGTGACGACGTTGCCGCCAAGTAAGGACGATTTCACTCAAGATTTCTTTGGCAAACAGACGCATTTGACTGTTTCGGGGCAATTGCAGGCCGAGGCGTTTGCATTGGCGTTCGGCAAGACATACACTTTTGGCCCGACATTCCGTGCCGAAAACTCAAATACGCCGCGCCACGCCGCTGAATTTTGGATGATTGAGCCGGAAATTGCTTTCGCCGACATCAACGATGACATGGAGCTTGCCGAAGCCATGATGAAACATATCGTCAGTCACTTATTTGAAACATGCGCCGACGAATTGGCATTCTTCGACAGGTTTATGGAGCAAGGGTTACTTGAACGGTTGGAACAGCTGCGCGACGTGCCGTTTGGGCGCATGACCTACACCGAGGCGATTGCAGAACTGGAAAAAGTCAAAGATAAGTTTGAGTTCCCTGTGGCGTGGGGCAGCGACATCCAGACCGAACACGAGCGTTTTTTGAGTGAAACCTTGATGAAAAAGCCCGTCTTTGTGGTTGATTATCCCAAGGAAATCAAGAGCTTTTATATGCGTCTTAATAATGATGGCAAGACGGTTGCCGCAATGGATATGCTCGTGCCGGGCGTGGGTGAGTTAATTGGCGGCAGTCAGCGCGAGGAGCGGCTGGATGTGTTGGAAAAGCGCATTATCGAAGACGGAATGTTGCCGGAAGCCTACGAGTGGTATTTGGAGCTGCGTAAGTTTGGCGGTGTAAAACACGCCGGCTTTGGGTTAGGTTTTGAGCGGTTGTTGATGTATGTGACAGGCATGGCAAACATTCGCGATGTTGTACCGTTTCCGAGGACTGCGGGGCAGTGTGAGTACTAG
- a CDS encoding sugar phosphate isomerase/epimerase: MDITIVDWFGYHLSPQERMRHINEAGFSGVLLLWADYFDSDYKDFPAYARDVGLYVENAHAPYMNANFLWEDSINGQDYVREMITCIEDCADHDIPTLVMHPENKNGNKEVMLPNKFDFGIDRLKEIVEVAERLNVNIAIENMSRPEFLAYIFRDIQSHRLGFCFDSGHWNLFMPEIDLLSLYGDRLMALHLHDNDGVNDCHALPFSGNLHWDIIAEKLKMFGYNGALALEVSNARFEYIKEPDKFLRLAVEKTKGLLD, from the coding sequence ATGGATATAACGATTGTTGACTGGTTTGGCTATCACCTTTCCCCGCAAGAAAGAATGCGTCACATCAACGAGGCAGGGTTTTCGGGCGTTTTATTGTTGTGGGCAGATTATTTCGACAGTGACTACAAGGATTTTCCCGCATATGCAAGAGATGTCGGACTATATGTTGAAAACGCTCATGCGCCCTATATGAACGCCAATTTTCTGTGGGAAGATAGCATTAACGGGCAGGATTATGTACGGGAAATGATTACGTGCATAGAAGACTGTGCAGATCATGATATACCAACACTGGTCATGCACCCCGAAAATAAAAACGGCAATAAGGAAGTTATGTTGCCAAACAAATTTGATTTTGGTATTGACAGATTGAAAGAGATTGTGGAAGTGGCGGAACGCCTAAATGTAAATATTGCCATAGAAAACATGAGCCGCCCCGAATTTCTTGCATATATTTTCAGAGATATTCAGTCGCACCGGCTGGGCTTTTGTTTTGATAGCGGTCACTGGAATTTATTTATGCCTGAAATTGATTTATTGAGTTTGTATGGTGATAGGCTGATGGCGTTACATTTACATGACAATGATGGAGTAAATGATTGTCACGCATTGCCTTTCTCGGGCAATCTTCATTGGGATATCATAGCGGAAAAGTTGAAAATGTTTGGCTATAATGGGGCGTTAGCCCTTGAAGTGAGCAATGCGAGATTTGAATATATCAAAGAACCCGATAAATTTCTACGACTCGCCGTCGAAAAGACAAAGGGTCTTTTGGATTGA
- the rlmB gene encoding 23S rRNA (guanosine(2251)-2'-O)-methyltransferase RlmB, translated as MDDNISSTNTNDISVELLEGVHAITEALRAGRPLDKLYVSKDAKNLRGLLQEAKRAQVVVIERERANLDGMSATGKHQGVIASVAARRYADLDEIIANAKQSERPALIVCCDGIDDGRNLGAICRTAEAAGAHGVVVTKRRSASLSVWTDRAAAGALEHLPLARVSNLTTALKTLKDNGLWIYGADADGNVDGLDADFSGACALVLGSEESGLSRLVREQCDFIVSLPMLGKIGSLNVSAAAAVLLYTAVKTRR; from the coding sequence ATGGATGATAATATATCAAGCACAAACACTAATGATATTTCGGTTGAGCTTTTAGAGGGTGTGCACGCCATCACCGAAGCGTTGCGTGCCGGGCGACCGTTGGATAAGCTATACGTTTCCAAGGACGCAAAAAACCTTAGAGGGCTGCTCCAAGAGGCAAAACGCGCCCAAGTCGTCGTTATCGAGCGCGAACGCGCCAATCTTGACGGCATGAGCGCCACGGGCAAACATCAAGGCGTGATTGCCAGCGTTGCAGCGCGGCGTTACGCCGATTTGGATGAGATTATAGCCAACGCAAAGCAGTCGGAACGGCCAGCGCTAATTGTCTGCTGTGACGGCATTGACGACGGCCGCAACCTCGGCGCAATCTGCCGTACGGCCGAGGCAGCGGGCGCGCATGGTGTCGTTGTTACCAAACGACGCTCGGCAAGCTTGTCAGTTTGGACTGACCGTGCGGCAGCCGGCGCGTTAGAGCATTTGCCGCTGGCTCGGGTAAGCAACTTGACTACAGCATTAAAAACGTTAAAGGACAACGGCTTATGGATTTATGGTGCCGATGCCGACGGCAATGTTGACGGACTTGACGCCGACTTTTCCGGCGCGTGCGCGTTAGTACTTGGCTCAGAGGAATCGGGACTGTCTCGGTTGGTGCGCGAGCAATGTGATTTTATTGTCAGTCTACCTATGTTGGGCAAAATCGGTTCATTGAACGTATCAGCTGCAGCAGCTGTTTTATTGTATACCGCAGTAAAAACACGGAGGTAA
- the spoVAE gene encoding stage V sporulation protein AE: protein MDFVKAFIIGGLLCAIGQIILDKTKLTPARLLVIYVVTGVILTAVGIYAPLVEWAGAGATVPLTGFGYALAEGVRRGVATDGVFGAFTGGITATAAGIAAAVVFGFSCALLAKSRDKS from the coding sequence ATGGACTTTGTGAAAGCATTTATTATTGGCGGCTTGCTATGCGCCATTGGGCAAATCATCCTGGATAAAACAAAGTTGACACCGGCACGACTATTGGTGATTTATGTCGTAACAGGTGTGATATTGACTGCGGTTGGCATATATGCGCCGCTTGTAGAATGGGCGGGCGCAGGTGCAACCGTACCATTGACAGGTTTTGGCTATGCGTTAGCCGAAGGCGTTCGGCGCGGCGTGGCAACTGACGGGGTGTTTGGTGCGTTTACAGGCGGCATAACAGCAACTGCCGCAGGCATTGCAGCAGCAGTTGTGTTTGGGTTTTCTTGTGCACTGTTGGCTAAAAGTCGAGATAAATCGTAG